Proteins encoded within one genomic window of Triticum aestivum cultivar Chinese Spring chromosome 2D, IWGSC CS RefSeq v2.1, whole genome shotgun sequence:
- the LOC123049482 gene encoding disease resistance protein RGA5 — protein sequence MRTEMVIRIQIGSEKGHSKAIKVAAAVTGVESVTIAGEDKNLLLVIGAGVDSNRLTEKLRRKVGHAEVVELRTVDDDDFAGEYHPYRYHPSPSPYKHVTARDMYYTGSYPPQQHAGGGRDHYRNAGSYPPTTGGRDYYSYGGGGGGGGYPAQYQQQGYYYPQQSAANMHTVVHHGYSDDPNSCSIM from the exons ATGAGG ACCGAGATGGTCATCAGGATCCAGATCGGCTCTGAGAAGGGCCATTCCAAAGCTATCAAGGTGGCTGCTGCGGTCACCG GGGTGGAGTCTGTCACGATCGCCGGCGAGGACAAGAACCTGCTGCTGGTGATCGGCGCCGGGGTCGACTCCAACCGCCTCACCGAGAAGCTGCGCCGGAAGGTGGGCCACGCGGAGGTGGTGGAGCTGCGCACCGTCGACGACGACGACTTCGCCGGCGAGTACCACCCGTACCGCTACCACCCGAGCCCGAGCCCGTACAAGCACGTCACCGCGCGCGACATGTACTACACGGGGAGCTACCCGCCGCAGCAGCACGCCGGGGGCGGTCGGGACCACTACCGCAACGCCGGCTCGTACCCTCCGACGACGGGCGGGCGAGACTActacagctacggcggcggcggtggcggtggcggctacCCCGCGCAGTACCAGCAGCAGGGTTACTACTACCCGCAGCAGTCGGCGGCGAACATGCACACGGTGGTGCACCACGGGTACTCGGATGACCCCAACAGCTGCTCCATCATGTAG